Below is a window of Halolamina sp. CBA1230 DNA.
GACGAGGACGAGGACCACGGCAGCAACCACGCGCCAGTCCCGGGCCATCGCCGTGATACCCTCGCGATCACGTGGAACCGTTTCGCCGAGCGAGCGGACCAGCGATCGGACCGACGCGGGGATCACCGGCGGCGGCTCGTCCTCGGCGTCGTCATTCGTCTCCGGATCGGCTCCCTCGGCCGACGCCTCCTCGTCAGTCCCCGATTCGTCGACGGCGGCTGGCTCCCCAGTCGACATCTCCTCGGCGGACGCCAGTTCGTCGTCGGCACTCGTCCCGGCGTTCCCGGACTGCGAGTCCTCGATCAGATCGGACCAGTCGTCGTCGATCGGTCGGCCGAAGTGATCCTCGAAGAGGGCTGCCGCACGATCGCGGTCGAGACCGTAGAGGAGCATCTCGTGGAGCGCACCGGCCCCGATAGCGTCGGCGTCGGATCCCACCGACGCTGCAACCACGAGACGGCCGTCGTCGGGCGGCGCCGTCCCGCGGTCCTCGACCGGGAGCAGCACCTCGTCGCCGACGATCAGGCGGTCGCCGTCCCGCTGGACCTCGTTTCCCTGGGCCCGCCAGAGATCCGCGACGAAGGCGGTGAACGTCGACCGCGAGCAGTCGGCAAGTAGCGCACGGAACGCCCGTTCGGGGATCGCCGCCATGGGCCGCTCTCAGGCTCCCTCCCGAGCGCTGGCGGGCGGATCCGACGCGCACGGGCGGCACACACACCGGCGCGAGTCGACAGCACCGTCGGCGACCCACCGTGCCGGCGCTGTGCCTCGTCCGTTTGCCGGGGTGACACCCCCAACGTGGGCGCGATGTCGACCGTCCATAGCGACGATGTTGCGTACAGCCAACAAAAACGCTACCGCCGCCCGCAGGGTGGCCGGTACTCAGAACACGGAGGGGGTCCCCTCGACGACGCGTACCGAGACGCGTTCGCCGCGTTCGACGCCGCCCTCACGCCCCTGAACGACGACCTGGACGTCGTCGAGATCGCCGTCGGGATCGACGAGGTAGTTGGTCTGGTCCCCCTGGAAGTACCGCTCGACGACCTTGCCGTCGATGTCGCCGACGCCGTCTGTGAAGTCGAAATCCTCCGGCCGGACCGAGACGGTCACGTCGCCGGACTTCCCGGCAGCGGGGACCGTGAACCCATCGCTGCCGCCGACCTGGACGACGGTTTCGCCGTCCCGCTCGACCGTCTCCCCGTCGAACAGGTTGGTGTCCCCGATGAAGTCCGCGACGAACTCGGTCGCGGGCTTTCGGTAGATCTCCTCGGGCGCGCCGATCTGCTCGATGTGGCCGTCCTTCATCACCGCGATGCGGTCGCTCAGCGTCATCGCGACCTCCTGGTTGTGCGTCACGTAGAAGAACGATCCCTGGGTCTTCTCGTGGATCGTCCGGAGTTCGACCTGCATCTGTTTGCGGAGCTTCCGGTCGAGGCTGGCCAGCGGCTCGTCCAGCAGCAGCATCGACGGCTCGTTGACCAGCGCCCGTGCCAGCGCGACACGCTGCTGCTGGCCACCGGACAGCTCCGTCGGGTTGCGCTCCTCGAACCCCCCGAGGTCGACCAGTTCGAGGTACTCCGAGATGCGCTCGTCCTTCGTCGACCCCTCGACGCCGGCCTTGTTCAGCCCGTAGCCGACGTTCTCGGCGACGGTCATATGCGGGAACAGCGCCAGGTGCTGGAACACGAGGTTGGTGTCGCGGGCGTTCGGGGGAACGCCGGAGACGTCCGTATCGTCGATGTAGACGGTCCCCTCGGTCGGCGTCTCGAACCCGCTGATCATCCGCAGCGTCGTGGTCTTCCCACAGCCGGACGGTCCGACGAGCGAGAAGAACTCGCCCCGGCGGATATCGAAGTCGAGACCGTCGACGGCCGTGAGGTCGCCGTACTCCTTTCGAACCCCGTCGAGTTCGACAAGCGCCTCGCCAGGGGATCCGTCCGGTTCGGTCACCGCCTCCTGGTCTGCGGCCATGCCCATGCTTAGCAGGACCCGTGGTTAAGAACCTAGCGCTGTGTCAGCACGACACACTCCTGCTCGGCTGGAAGGGTGGTAGGGCCGCGCTTCCGGGTGAATCACAGCCGAGGGCGGATAGTTGATCGTGCGACAGTATACCAAATAGACAGTAGTTTTATTCGGGACGATTCGTAAGGCGCCAAACGATGGCACACGACAAGAGTGACCATACCAACCGAACTGGCACCGACGGTCGGACGGTCGACCGTCGGACCTACCTGGCGGCGGCGGGTGCCGCCGGGCTCACCGCGACCGCTGGCTGTATCGGTCCGCTCGGCGGGAGCGGCGGCGGCGGCCCGCTGAACATCATCGTCTGGAACGACTACACCGAGGTGCAGGACCAACTCGAGGAGGAAGTTGGCCGGACCATCAACATGACCGCCATGACGAGTTCCACGAAGATGTTCAGCAAGTGGAACGCCGGCGGGGCCGATCAGTTCGACATGGCGCTCCCGAACAACAACCTGGTGAACAAGTTCTACCAGGCGGACCTCCTCCAGAGCATCAGCACCGACGCGATCGGCAACTGGGGGGACATGTACGAGAAGTTCCGGAACCTGTCGAACCAGCAGTTCCAGTACGACGGGTCGATGTACGGCGTCCCGATCCGGTTCGGCTGGTACGGCATCTCCTACGACAAGGAGCAGGTGCCCGAATCCGGCCGGCAGACGACCGAGACACTGTGGAACGACGAGTACGAGGGGAAGATCGCGGTCTACGACAACCACTTCAAGGCGCTCGGGATGGCGGCACTGCACCTCGGGTTCCATGACGCTTTCGAGGGCGAAACGGTGTCGCTGTCTGACTCCCAACTCGAGGAGTGCAAGCAGGCACTCATCGATCAGAAGCCGTTGCTGTTCGGCTACCTCGCCGGCAACCCCTCGTGGGTGAAGGCGTACAAGCAGGAGAACGTGTACGCGGGCTGGAGCGGCCGCAACGAGATCGTCCAACTCCAGCAGGACGGCGTCTCCCGTGCGGGGACGACCGTCGCCGAGGAGGGCGGCCTCGCGTGGTACGAGGCGGCCATCATCTCCCAACAGTCCGAGAACAAGGAAGCCGTGCAGGACCTCATCAACGCCATGCTCGACCCCGAGATCGGGGCCCAGCTGGCGGAGGCCGGGGGGGCACCGACTACCGTCCCCGGCATCGAGGAGCATCTCACCGAGGAGCAGCAGAACATGTTCATGGTCGACCCCTCGCGGATGGAGAGCCTGATCCCGTTCAAGCCAATGGAGGACGAGCAGGCCTGGATCTCCGCGTGGGAGGAAGTCAAGGACGCCTGAGTCAGATCGACTCATGAGCGTTCTCTCTATCGTCGATCGGGAGACGCGGGAGCGGCTCATGTCGCGGCTCCGCTCGGAGAAGCGGAAGCTCGCAGTCACGACTGGGCCGAGCCTCCTGTGGCTCGCGCTGTTCCTGCTGGCCCCGGTCGCGCTGATGACGGCGCTGAGCTTCGCCCGCGTGAACCCGACGACGTTTCAGGTGATCTGGGAGCCGAACCTCGAGTCGTACCGCGCGCTGTTCCAGGGGGGGACGTTCACGTCGATCGTCCTGCTCTCCTTCAAGATCGCGGTCGTCACCACGATCATCACCATGGCGCTGGCGTTCCCCGTCGCCTACGCGCTGGTGACGCGGCTCGAACGGAGCTTCGGGGTGGTGATCTTCCTCGTGCTGCTGCCGTTCTTCACCATGTACATCGTCCGTGCGTACTCGTGGCTGCTGCTGTTCGGCGACGGGGGGATCCTCAACACCGTGTTCCGACGACTGGGGCTCCTCGGGACGACCAACCTGTTCCCCTACGGCGAGGCCGCGGTCGTCGTGGGGCTCGTGCACGCGTACTTCCCGTACATGCTGCTGTCGCTGTACGCGAGCCTCGACGGGGTCGACTTCGCGCTGGTCGAGGCGGCGCGTGATCTCGGCGCCAGCCGCGTCGAGACGTTCGTCGACGTCATCTTCCCGCTCGTGCTGCCGGGGATGATCGCCGGGTCGCTGTTCGTGTTCGTCCCCAGCCTCGGGGCGTTCATCACGCCGCGGTTCCTCGGCCAGGGGAAGATCCTGATGCTCGGGATGTACATCGAACAGCGCGTCGGCGCGCTGTACCAGGTCGACTACGCGAGCGCCGCGAGCATGATCATCGTGCTCACGATCCTGATCCTGTTCGGGCTGAGCTTCAGGTACATCGACATCGAGGATCTGGGGGGGGTCTGAGATGCGCGAACGGACCATCTCCCGACTCCTGTACGCCGTCACCGTGCTGACGCTGGTGTTCCTCTGGCTGCCGCTGACGGTGATGATCTTCCTCTCGGTCGCGGAGAACGCGTCGACGGTGTTCCCGTTCCGCGGGTTCACGCTGAGCCACATGGTGGCGGCGTTGAACGACGGTCTCATCGTCAGATCCGTGCTCAACAGCGCGTTCGTCGCCACCGTCGCCGCGAGCATCGCGACGGTCATCGGCGTGCTGGCGAGTTTCGCGCTGGCCCGCTACGAGTTCCCCTTGAAGGACGCCTACCGGACGCTGCTGATCACGCCGATGATCATCCCCGGTATCGTCCTAGGGCTCGGGCTGCTGGTGTTCTTCAACACCGTTCTGGGGATGCAGCTCTCGCTGGTCACCATCATCCTCACCCACAGCCTCTACGGGCTCCCGTTCGTCGTGCTCATCGTCTCCTCGCGGCTGTACGCGTTCGACGCGAGCGT
It encodes the following:
- a CDS encoding ABC transporter permease — its product is MRERTISRLLYAVTVLTLVFLWLPLTVMIFLSVAENASTVFPFRGFTLSHMVAALNDGLIVRSVLNSAFVATVAASIATVIGVLASFALARYEFPLKDAYRTLLITPMIIPGIVLGLGLLVFFNTVLGMQLSLVTIILTHSLYGLPFVVLIVSSRLYAFDASVEEAARDLGADQWETFWDVTFPIIRPAVMAGAVFAWIRSFEDFIRAYMVQGTENVLTVTMYGLIKYNSTAKMNAISTLIIVLIAVLLAIGMNLGNVTEHVIDTEGE
- a CDS encoding ABC transporter permease, whose amino-acid sequence is MSVLSIVDRETRERLMSRLRSEKRKLAVTTGPSLLWLALFLLAPVALMTALSFARVNPTTFQVIWEPNLESYRALFQGGTFTSIVLLSFKIAVVTTIITMALAFPVAYALVTRLERSFGVVIFLVLLPFFTMYIVRAYSWLLLFGDGGILNTVFRRLGLLGTTNLFPYGEAAVVVGLVHAYFPYMLLSLYASLDGVDFALVEAARDLGASRVETFVDVIFPLVLPGMIAGSLFVFVPSLGAFITPRFLGQGKILMLGMYIEQRVGALYQVDYASAASMIIVLTILILFGLSFRYIDIEDLGGV
- a CDS encoding PotD/PotF family extracellular solute-binding protein gives rise to the protein MAHDKSDHTNRTGTDGRTVDRRTYLAAAGAAGLTATAGCIGPLGGSGGGGPLNIIVWNDYTEVQDQLEEEVGRTINMTAMTSSTKMFSKWNAGGADQFDMALPNNNLVNKFYQADLLQSISTDAIGNWGDMYEKFRNLSNQQFQYDGSMYGVPIRFGWYGISYDKEQVPESGRQTTETLWNDEYEGKIAVYDNHFKALGMAALHLGFHDAFEGETVSLSDSQLEECKQALIDQKPLLFGYLAGNPSWVKAYKQENVYAGWSGRNEIVQLQQDGVSRAGTTVAEEGGLAWYEAAIISQQSENKEAVQDLINAMLDPEIGAQLAEAGGAPTTVPGIEEHLTEEQQNMFMVDPSRMESLIPFKPMEDEQAWISAWEEVKDA
- a CDS encoding ABC transporter ATP-binding protein; translated protein: MAADQEAVTEPDGSPGEALVELDGVRKEYGDLTAVDGLDFDIRRGEFFSLVGPSGCGKTTTLRMISGFETPTEGTVYIDDTDVSGVPPNARDTNLVFQHLALFPHMTVAENVGYGLNKAGVEGSTKDERISEYLELVDLGGFEERNPTELSGGQQQRVALARALVNEPSMLLLDEPLASLDRKLRKQMQVELRTIHEKTQGSFFYVTHNQEVAMTLSDRIAVMKDGHIEQIGAPEEIYRKPATEFVADFIGDTNLFDGETVERDGETVVQVGGSDGFTVPAAGKSGDVTVSVRPEDFDFTDGVGDIDGKVVERYFQGDQTNYLVDPDGDLDDVQVVVQGREGGVERGERVSVRVVEGTPSVF